The sequence below is a genomic window from Brevibacillus laterosporus.
TAAACAATATGATAAGGCTCCTGAGATGAAGATTGATCCAAACAAAAATTATGAAGCCGTTGTGGAAACGAACAAAGGCTCATTTACCATCCAATTGTTTGCCAAAGACGCTCCTAAAACCGTCAATAGCTTTGTTTTTCTCGCAAACGATCATTTTTACGATGGGATAAAATTTCACCGCATCATCCAGAGCTTCATGATTCAGACTGGTGATCCAACTAGTCGGGGCGATAACAATACCGTAGCAGATGGCACGGGTGGTCCAGGTTACTCTTTTGAAGATGAATTAAAAAATGGTCACTCCTATGATAAGGGTGTTGTAGCAATGGCTAATGCAGGTCCAAATACGAATGGTAGTCAGTTCTTCA
It includes:
- a CDS encoding peptidylprolyl isomerase, which codes for MKRLPIALLLGFTLVVTGCGTKTAPATDQQQNNATSGQTTPTDKKDETTKQPSKQYDKAPEMKIDPNKNYEAVVETNKGSFTIQLFAKDAPKTVNSFVFLANDHFYDGIKFHRIIQSFMIQTGDPTSRGDNNTVADGTGGPGYSFEDELKNGHSYDKGVVAMANAGPNTNGSQFFIGSGEDVKNLDSQPNYTIFGKITAGIDTIDKIAATPVKAGGFGENSTPTETITIQKITVTEK